A stretch of Rhizobium sp. TH2 DNA encodes these proteins:
- the glnT gene encoding type III glutamate--ammonia ligase has protein sequence MTIDLEAWAKERGVKYFMISFTDLFGAQRAKLVPTAAIRGMQEEGAGFAGFATWLDMTPAHPDLFARPDASSAIQLPWKKETAWVAADCWMDNKQVEQAPRNTLKRLVAEAASDGLRVKTGVEPEFFLISPDGSKISDEFDTGEKPCYDQQALMRRYDVITEICDHMLELGWKPYQNDHEDANGQFEMNWEYDDALQTADKHSFFKFMVKSVAEKHGLRATFMPKPFKGLTGNGCHAHISVWDTAGKTNAFADPKMDFGLSARGRTFLGGIMKHASALAAVTNPTVNSYKRINAPRTISGATWAPNSVTWTGNNRTHMVRVPGPGRFELRLPDGAVNPYLLQAIIIAAGLSGMRSQADPGPHHNIDMYKDGHTVKNAPKLPLNLLDALREYEKDTELQTALGAEFSAAYLKLKHGEWNAYCGQFTAWEHSTTLDV, from the coding sequence ATGACAATCGATCTTGAAGCCTGGGCCAAGGAGCGGGGCGTCAAATATTTCATGATCAGCTTCACCGATCTTTTCGGGGCGCAGCGCGCGAAGCTGGTTCCGACGGCAGCGATCAGAGGCATGCAGGAAGAGGGCGCCGGATTTGCCGGTTTTGCCACCTGGCTCGACATGACGCCGGCGCATCCCGATCTGTTCGCCCGGCCGGATGCGTCTTCGGCCATCCAGCTTCCCTGGAAGAAGGAAACGGCCTGGGTCGCGGCGGATTGCTGGATGGACAACAAGCAGGTCGAACAGGCGCCGCGCAATACGCTCAAGCGCCTGGTGGCCGAAGCGGCGTCCGACGGCCTGCGCGTGAAGACGGGCGTCGAGCCGGAATTCTTCCTGATCTCGCCTGATGGCTCCAAGATTTCCGACGAGTTCGATACCGGCGAAAAGCCGTGCTACGACCAGCAGGCGCTGATGCGGCGCTATGACGTGATCACCGAGATCTGCGACCACATGCTGGAACTCGGCTGGAAGCCCTACCAGAACGACCATGAGGACGCGAACGGCCAGTTCGAGATGAACTGGGAATATGACGACGCGCTGCAAACGGCGGACAAGCATTCCTTCTTCAAGTTCATGGTCAAGTCGGTTGCCGAAAAGCATGGCCTGCGCGCGACATTCATGCCCAAGCCGTTCAAGGGCCTGACCGGCAACGGCTGCCATGCGCATATCTCGGTCTGGGATACCGCGGGCAAAACCAATGCCTTCGCCGATCCGAAGATGGATTTCGGCCTGTCGGCACGCGGCCGCACCTTCCTCGGCGGCATCATGAAGCACGCTTCGGCGCTTGCTGCGGTCACCAACCCGACGGTCAATTCCTACAAGCGCATCAACGCGCCGCGTACGATCTCGGGTGCCACCTGGGCGCCCAACAGCGTGACCTGGACCGGCAACAACCGCACGCACATGGTCCGCGTGCCGGGGCCGGGCCGCTTCGAGCTTCGCCTGCCGGATGGTGCGGTGAACCCATATCTGTTGCAGGCGATCATCATCGCGGCTGGCCTCTCGGGCATGCGCAGCCAGGCCGATCCCGGGCCGCATCACAACATCGACATGTACAAGGACGGGCACACGGTCAAGAATGCCCCGAAGCTGCCGCTCAATCTTCTCGATGCATTGCGCGAATACGAGAAGGATACCGAGCTTCAGACGGCGCTCGGCGCCGAATTCTCGGCCGCCTACCTGAAGCTCAAGCATGGCGAGTGGAATGCCTATTGCGGACAGTTCACCGCATGGGAACATTCGACGACGCTCGACGTATAA
- a CDS encoding OsmC family protein has translation MASYTATIVWERAPEEPFTDNRYGRGHSWSFDGGVSIRASSSPHVVPRYSDPAGVDPEEAFIASLSSCHMLTFLYLAAKRGLVVNRYEDIADGVMSKNEAGRFWVSRVTLKPRIDWEGARPAADIIDELHHAAHDECFIANSVRTEVRCEPAE, from the coding sequence ATGGCTAGCTACACGGCAACGATAGTCTGGGAACGCGCTCCTGAGGAGCCGTTCACCGACAATCGCTACGGCCGTGGGCATAGCTGGTCGTTCGACGGCGGGGTGAGCATACGCGCGTCCTCGTCGCCGCATGTCGTGCCACGCTATTCCGATCCCGCAGGCGTGGATCCGGAAGAGGCCTTCATCGCCAGCCTCTCCTCCTGCCACATGCTGACCTTCCTGTACCTCGCGGCCAAGCGCGGACTGGTGGTCAATCGCTATGAGGACATCGCCGACGGCGTGATGTCCAAGAACGAAGCGGGGCGCTTCTGGGTGTCCCGCGTCACGCTCAAGCCGCGCATTGACTGGGAAGGCGCGCGGCCTGCGGCGGATATAATCGATGAACTTCATCATGCGGCGCATGACGAGTGCTTCATCGCGAATTCCGTTCGGACCGAGGTGCGGTGCGAACCTGCTGAATAA
- a CDS encoding FMN-binding glutamate synthase family protein: MSYHNPYTPPRKSATFDDYTLAEIRRAAATGIYDIRGAGAKRKVPHFDDLLFLGASISRYPLEGYRETCDTSVVLGSRFAKKPIRLKTPITIAGMSFGALSGNAKEALGRGATIAGTSTTTGDGGMTDEERGHSQTLVYQYLPSRYGMNPRDLRRADAIEIVVGQGAKPGGGGMLLGQKISDRVANMRNLPKGIDQRSACRHPDWTGPDDLEIKILELREITDWEKPIYVKVGGARPYYDTALAVKAGADVVVLDGMQGGTAATQDVFIENVGMPTLACIRPAVQALQELGMHRKVQLVISGGIRSGADVAKALALGADAVAIGTAALVAIGDNDPHWEEEYRKLGTTAGAYDDWHEGKDPAGITTQDPELAMRLDPVAAGRRLANFLKVMTLEAQTIARACGKNHLHNLEPEDLVALTIEASAMAQVPLAGTSWIPGKGGF, from the coding sequence ATGTCGTACCACAATCCCTATACGCCGCCTCGCAAGTCAGCGACGTTCGATGACTATACGCTTGCGGAAATTCGCCGTGCGGCGGCGACCGGCATCTATGATATCCGGGGCGCCGGCGCCAAGCGCAAGGTGCCGCATTTCGACGATCTGCTGTTTCTCGGTGCCTCGATCTCGCGCTATCCGCTCGAAGGCTATCGCGAGACCTGCGACACATCCGTGGTGCTCGGCTCGCGCTTCGCCAAGAAGCCGATCCGGCTCAAGACGCCGATCACCATTGCCGGGATGAGCTTCGGCGCACTGTCGGGCAATGCCAAGGAAGCGCTCGGACGCGGCGCAACCATTGCCGGCACCTCGACCACCACAGGCGACGGCGGCATGACGGACGAGGAGCGCGGCCACAGCCAGACGCTGGTCTACCAGTACCTGCCGTCACGCTACGGCATGAACCCAAGGGATCTGCGCCGCGCCGATGCGATCGAGATCGTGGTGGGCCAGGGCGCCAAGCCCGGCGGCGGCGGCATGTTGCTCGGCCAGAAGATTTCCGACCGTGTCGCGAACATGCGCAACCTGCCGAAAGGCATCGACCAGCGCTCGGCCTGCCGTCACCCGGACTGGACCGGCCCTGATGATCTCGAGATCAAGATCCTCGAACTGCGCGAAATCACCGACTGGGAAAAGCCGATCTATGTGAAGGTCGGCGGCGCGCGGCCCTATTACGATACCGCGCTTGCCGTGAAAGCCGGCGCCGACGTCGTGGTGCTCGATGGCATGCAGGGCGGTACTGCGGCGACGCAGGATGTCTTCATCGAAAATGTCGGCATGCCGACGCTCGCCTGTATCCGCCCCGCCGTCCAGGCGCTGCAGGAACTCGGCATGCATCGCAAGGTGCAGCTGGTGATCTCCGGCGGCATTCGTTCGGGTGCCGATGTGGCCAAGGCTTTGGCGCTCGGCGCCGACGCGGTTGCCATCGGTACGGCGGCGCTCGTGGCGATCGGCGACAACGACCCGCACTGGGAGGAAGAATACCGCAAGCTCGGCACGACAGCCGGCGCCTATGACGACTGGCACGAGGGCAAGGACCCGGCCGGCATCACGACGCAGGACCCTGAACTCGCCATGCGGCTCGACCCGGTTGCTGCCGGACGGCGTCTCGCAAATTTCCTCAAGGTGATGACGCTGGAAGCGCAGACCATCGCGCGCGCCTGCGGCAAGAACCACCTGCACAATCTCGAGCCGGAAGACCTGGTGGCGCTGACGATCGAGGCATCCGCCATGGCGCAGGTGCCGCTTGCCGGCACGAGCTGGATCCCGGGCAAGGGCGGTTTCTGA
- a CDS encoding GXGXG domain-containing protein: MPVFDLSTTPLRELNSALHALPQGANDTQFEVINPRGSHSVAVGVDAAVNVDVKGSVGYYCAGMNDGGTITVHGSAGPGVAENMMSGTVVIEGDASQYAGATGRGGLLVVKGNAASRCGISMKGIDIVVHGNIGHMSAFMGQSGHLVVLGDAGDALGDSLYEAKLFVRGKVKSLGADCIEKEMRPEHITVLAGLLAKAGVTGVKPEEFKRYGSARKLYNFNIDNADAY, encoded by the coding sequence ATGCCGGTTTTCGATCTTTCGACGACGCCCCTCAGGGAACTCAACAGCGCGCTCCATGCGCTCCCCCAAGGTGCCAACGATACGCAGTTCGAGGTGATCAACCCACGCGGTAGCCATTCGGTGGCGGTCGGAGTGGATGCAGCAGTCAATGTCGATGTCAAAGGCTCGGTCGGTTACTACTGCGCCGGGATGAACGATGGCGGCACGATCACCGTGCACGGCTCGGCCGGGCCGGGCGTCGCCGAGAACATGATGTCGGGCACCGTCGTGATCGAGGGCGATGCCAGCCAGTATGCCGGCGCCACCGGTCGCGGCGGATTGCTGGTCGTCAAGGGTAATGCGGCCTCGCGCTGCGGCATTTCGATGAAGGGCATCGATATCGTCGTGCATGGCAATATTGGTCATATGTCGGCTTTCATGGGACAATCCGGTCACCTCGTCGTGCTGGGCGATGCCGGCGACGCGCTGGGCGACTCGCTCTACGAGGCCAAGCTCTTCGTGCGCGGCAAGGTCAAGAGCCTCGGCGCCGATTGCATCGAGAAGGAAATGCGGCCGGAGCATATCACGGTGCTGGCCGGACTTCTGGCCAAGGCTGGCGTGACTGGCGTCAAGCCGGAAGAATTCAAACGCTACGGCTCCGCCCGCAAACTCTACAATTTCAACATCGACAACGCCGACGCATACTGA
- a CDS encoding glutamine amidotransferase family protein encodes MCGIVGLFLKDRSLEPQLGALLSDMLITMSDRGPDSAGIAIYGSAAEGRAKVTLQSAKPKVDFAGLAEDLSRAGIKATVAVKSTHAVVEFDAADIASIRSKIAEVRPDVKIMSSGDSVEIYKEVGLPKDVVARFDVRGMSGSHGIGHTRMATESAVTTLGAHPFSTGGDQCLVHNGSLSNHNNLRRELKREGMTFETENDTEVAAAYLTAEMAKGKDLGQALTGALDDLDGFFTFVVGTKSGFGVVRDPIACKPAVMAETEQYVAFGSEYRALVNLPGIENARVWEPEPATVYFWDHEKAA; translated from the coding sequence ATGTGCGGTATTGTCGGATTGTTCCTGAAGGATCGGAGTCTCGAGCCTCAACTGGGTGCGCTGCTCTCGGATATGCTGATCACGATGTCCGATCGCGGTCCGGATTCGGCCGGCATCGCCATCTACGGATCGGCAGCCGAGGGGCGCGCCAAGGTGACCCTGCAGTCGGCCAAGCCCAAGGTTGATTTCGCGGGCCTCGCGGAGGATCTTTCACGCGCCGGCATCAAGGCCACGGTGGCCGTCAAGAGCACCCATGCGGTGGTCGAATTCGACGCTGCCGACATCGCCTCGATCCGTTCGAAGATTGCTGAAGTCCGCCCGGATGTGAAGATCATGAGTTCGGGCGATAGCGTCGAAATCTACAAGGAAGTCGGCCTGCCCAAGGACGTCGTGGCGCGCTTCGACGTGCGCGGAATGTCCGGCTCGCATGGCATCGGCCACACCCGCATGGCGACGGAATCGGCGGTGACGACGCTCGGCGCTCACCCGTTCTCGACCGGCGGCGATCAGTGCCTCGTACATAACGGTTCGCTCTCCAACCACAACAACCTGCGTCGCGAACTCAAGCGCGAGGGCATGACCTTCGAGACCGAGAACGACACCGAGGTTGCTGCCGCCTATCTCACCGCCGAGATGGCCAAGGGTAAGGACCTCGGCCAAGCTCTGACCGGCGCGCTCGATGATCTCGACGGCTTCTTCACTTTCGTCGTTGGCACTAAATCGGGCTTCGGCGTGGTGCGCGACCCGATCGCCTGCAAGCCCGCCGTCATGGCCGAGACCGAGCAGTATGTCGCCTTCGGCTCCGAATACCGGGCGCTCGTCAACCTGCCGGGCATCGAAAACGCCCGTGTGTGGGAGCCGGAGCCCGCCACCGTCTATTTCTGGGATCATGAAAAAGCCGCCTGA
- a CDS encoding ABC transporter ATP-binding protein: MAIATAQRTGNGLENFPDSLAGERAVGLRLEGIEKTFGSNRVLRGIDLEVPAGQFVAVVGKSGCGKSTLLRILMGLDSHTGGNLSFHSADGTETTPNGRIVFQEPRLLPWFDVADNVAVGLGEGVPAAEGRAKARVALNEVQLTEKAKEWPSRLSGGQRQRVALARALVSKPNFLALDEPLGALDALTRISMQQLLSRVWREQGFTAVLVTHDVSEAVHLADRVIVLDEGRISRDIAVPHPHPRKHGSAELSELEGELLSTILGGHSY; the protein is encoded by the coding sequence ATGGCAATCGCAACAGCTCAGCGCACAGGCAATGGACTTGAGAATTTTCCCGATAGCCTGGCCGGCGAACGCGCCGTCGGGCTGCGCCTCGAAGGCATCGAGAAGACATTCGGTTCCAACCGCGTGTTGCGTGGCATCGATCTCGAAGTGCCTGCCGGCCAGTTCGTGGCTGTTGTCGGCAAGAGCGGCTGCGGCAAGTCTACGCTGCTGCGCATCCTGATGGGGCTCGACAGCCATACCGGCGGCAACCTGTCATTCCACAGCGCCGATGGCACCGAAACGACGCCCAATGGGCGGATAGTGTTCCAGGAGCCGAGGCTGCTGCCCTGGTTCGACGTAGCGGACAATGTCGCGGTTGGTCTCGGCGAAGGGGTGCCGGCGGCGGAGGGACGGGCGAAGGCGCGGGTGGCGCTTAACGAGGTCCAGTTGACGGAGAAGGCCAAGGAATGGCCGTCGCGGCTCTCCGGCGGCCAACGGCAGCGTGTGGCGCTGGCCCGGGCGCTGGTATCGAAGCCGAATTTCCTGGCGCTCGACGAGCCGCTTGGCGCGCTCGACGCACTGACCCGCATCAGCATGCAGCAATTGCTCAGCCGCGTGTGGCGCGAACAGGGCTTCACGGCGGTGCTGGTGACACATGATGTGAGTGAAGCGGTGCATCTCGCCGACCGGGTGATCGTGCTGGACGAAGGCCGCATTTCCAGGGATATTGCAGTGCCTCACCCGCATCCGCGCAAGCACGGTTCGGCGGAGCTTTCCGAGCTCGAGGGCGAACTGCTATCAACCATCCTCGGCGGTCACTCATACTAG
- a CDS encoding ABC transporter permease subunit: MAGQRRSKPATIRLPSFEPRNLLPYVVPVAVILLWQFLSSVGWISARIMPSPLDVVAAFWETTRTGQLPHDIAVSAGRALAGLVVGGSIGFLLGIANGVSKLSEQLTDTTLQMVRTVPHLAMIPLVILWFGIGEESKLFLTSLGVLFPIYLNTYHGVRNVDRDLIEMGRVYGMGNWSLFRKIIFPAALPSIFVGLRYALGIMWLTLIVSESIAASSGIGHMANTAREFMMTDVVVLALVIYALLGKLADVVARFLERKALSWNPAYQK, translated from the coding sequence ATCGCCGGCCAACGCCGGTCGAAACCGGCCACCATCCGGCTACCGTCCTTCGAGCCTCGCAACCTGCTGCCCTATGTGGTGCCGGTCGCCGTCATCCTGCTGTGGCAGTTCCTGTCATCGGTGGGCTGGATTTCGGCGCGCATCATGCCGTCGCCGCTCGATGTCGTGGCTGCCTTCTGGGAAACGACGCGGACGGGGCAATTGCCGCATGACATCGCGGTCAGTGCCGGTCGCGCGCTGGCGGGTCTCGTGGTGGGTGGCTCAATCGGTTTCCTGCTCGGCATCGCCAATGGCGTGTCGAAGCTTTCCGAACAACTCACCGATACGACGCTGCAGATGGTCCGTACCGTCCCGCATCTGGCGATGATACCGCTCGTCATCCTGTGGTTCGGCATCGGTGAGGAATCCAAGCTTTTCCTCACTTCGCTCGGTGTGCTGTTTCCCATCTATCTCAACACCTATCACGGCGTGCGCAATGTCGACCGCGACCTGATCGAGATGGGCCGCGTCTATGGCATGGGCAACTGGTCGCTGTTCCGCAAGATCATCTTCCCCGCCGCCCTGCCGTCGATCTTCGTCGGCCTGCGCTATGCGCTCGGCATCATGTGGCTGACGCTGATCGTTTCGGAATCGATCGCCGCGTCTTCCGGCATCGGCCACATGGCCAACACGGCGCGCGAATTCATGATGACCGATGTCGTGGTGCTGGCGCTGGTGATCTATGCGCTGCTGGGCAAGCTCGCCGATGTCGTCGCACGGTTCCTGGAGCGCAAGGCGCTGTCCTGGAACCCGGCCTATCAGAAATAA
- the ssuD gene encoding FMNH2-dependent alkanesulfonate monooxygenase, which produces MSSKKPIDFMWFIPTSGDGTYLGSSELNRAPDFRYLREIAQAVDRLGYSGVLLPTGVACEESFVTAAGLATATERLKFLVAIRPGTASPAYYARLATTLDRISNGRLLLNIVVGGSPAELAGDGIFLPHDERYDHADEFFDVFEALLAKGEATLDGKYIQAKGARLGFPPVQAPRPPLYFGGSSDAGIDFYANRGDKYLTWGEPPAQVAEKIEAVRKACAKTGRDPSFGIRLHLIVRETDEEAWEAADKLISKLGDDTIAEAQARFVTEADSVGQKRMAALHNGRRDKLEVSPNLWAGIGLVRSGAGTALVGSPKTVAARLREYQDIGIDTLIASGYPHLEEAYRVAELLFPELGIDSGAKTVNPNSEFPQARVFGGGGHGGNLKVVSGS; this is translated from the coding sequence ATGTCGAGCAAGAAACCGATCGACTTCATGTGGTTCATCCCGACATCGGGTGACGGGACCTATCTCGGTTCGAGCGAACTGAATCGTGCGCCGGATTTCCGCTATCTCCGCGAGATCGCCCAGGCGGTGGATCGTCTCGGCTATTCCGGCGTGCTGCTGCCGACGGGCGTGGCCTGCGAGGAATCCTTCGTGACCGCAGCAGGTCTTGCCACGGCGACCGAACGGCTGAAGTTCCTGGTCGCGATCCGGCCGGGAACGGCATCGCCCGCCTATTATGCGCGCCTTGCCACCACGCTCGATCGCATTTCCAATGGCCGGCTGCTGCTCAACATCGTGGTCGGCGGCAGTCCCGCCGAACTCGCCGGCGACGGCATCTTCCTGCCGCATGACGAGCGCTACGACCACGCCGACGAATTCTTCGACGTGTTCGAAGCACTGCTGGCCAAGGGCGAGGCAACGCTCGATGGCAAGTACATCCAGGCAAAGGGTGCGCGACTCGGCTTCCCGCCGGTGCAAGCCCCCCGCCCGCCGCTCTATTTCGGCGGCTCGTCGGATGCCGGCATCGACTTTTACGCCAACCGTGGCGACAAGTATCTCACCTGGGGCGAACCGCCCGCACAGGTGGCCGAGAAGATCGAAGCCGTGCGCAAGGCCTGCGCCAAGACGGGCCGTGACCCCAGCTTCGGCATCCGTCTCCACCTGATCGTGCGCGAGACGGACGAGGAAGCCTGGGAAGCGGCCGACAAGCTGATCTCCAAGCTCGGCGACGATACGATTGCCGAAGCGCAGGCACGCTTTGTGACGGAAGCGGATTCCGTGGGCCAGAAGCGCATGGCGGCATTGCATAACGGCCGTCGCGACAAGCTGGAAGTCTCCCCGAACCTCTGGGCCGGCATCGGCCTCGTGCGGTCCGGTGCGGGCACGGCACTTGTCGGCTCCCCGAAGACCGTCGCGGCGCGGCTCCGCGAATACCAGGACATCGGCATCGATACCTTGATCGCATCCGGCTATCCGCATCTGGAAGAGGCCTATCGGGTCGCGGAACTGTTGTTCCCCGAACTCGGCATCGACAGTGGCGCAAAGACGGTCAATCCCAACAGCGAGTTCCCGCAGGCGCGGGTCTTTGGAGGTGGCGGCCATGGCGGCAATCTCAAGGTCGTTTCGGGATCGTGA
- a CDS encoding aliphatic sulfonate ABC transporter substrate-binding protein, whose product MFTRRQTLGLIGAAGAALAMPNIRTAQAATATTFRIGWQKNGVLALAKSLGSLEKRLAPRGVGVTWAEFTSGPPLLEALGADALDFGPTGDVPPLFAQAAGGNLLYVGAYRGPSTGSAILVHKDSQIQKLEDLKGKKVAFKRGSSAHNFTVKALRKAGLALGDVDAVDLPPPDAAAAFKTNSIDAWAIWDPYYAIAEADPDTRVLTTADGIVQSWSFYLGNTDFTNANPEIVEEVIDELTKVGTAAQSNLDETIKALSAITGVKEDVTRIVLNRPGADLGRVYPLTDEAVTYQQALADEFHGLGILPKKLNISDIVWRPRAS is encoded by the coding sequence ATGTTCACACGCAGGCAGACTTTGGGGCTCATCGGAGCGGCGGGCGCCGCGCTTGCCATGCCGAACATCCGTACGGCGCAGGCAGCCACGGCCACCACATTCCGGATCGGCTGGCAGAAGAACGGCGTGCTTGCGCTCGCCAAGAGCCTCGGCTCGCTCGAGAAGCGGCTGGCTCCGCGCGGCGTCGGGGTCACCTGGGCGGAGTTCACCTCGGGCCCGCCGCTGCTCGAAGCGCTCGGCGCCGATGCGCTCGACTTCGGCCCGACCGGCGACGTGCCGCCGCTTTTCGCCCAGGCGGCGGGTGGCAACCTTCTCTATGTCGGCGCCTATAGGGGGCCGTCCACCGGATCGGCAATTCTCGTTCACAAGGATTCGCAGATCCAGAAACTGGAAGACCTCAAGGGCAAGAAGGTCGCCTTCAAGCGTGGTTCCAGTGCGCATAACTTTACCGTCAAGGCGCTCCGCAAGGCCGGTCTCGCGCTCGGCGACGTGGACGCCGTGGACCTGCCGCCGCCGGATGCGGCTGCGGCGTTCAAGACCAATTCGATCGATGCCTGGGCGATCTGGGATCCCTACTACGCGATTGCCGAAGCCGATCCGGACACCCGCGTCCTGACCACGGCGGACGGCATCGTCCAATCCTGGAGCTTCTATCTCGGCAACACCGATTTCACGAATGCCAATCCGGAGATCGTGGAGGAGGTGATCGACGAACTGACCAAGGTCGGCACCGCGGCCCAGTCCAATCTCGACGAGACGATCAAGGCGCTTTCGGCGATCACCGGCGTCAAGGAAGACGTGACCCGCATCGTGCTCAACCGGCCCGGTGCCGACCTCGGCAGGGTCTACCCGCTGACCGACGAGGCCGTGACCTACCAGCAGGCGCTTGCCGACGAGTTCCACGGACTCGGCATCCTGCCGAAGAAACTCAACATCAGCGATATCGTCTGGCGACCGCGCGCCTCTTGA
- a CDS encoding aliphatic sulfonate ABC transporter substrate-binding protein, which yields MITRRHTLGLLGAAAAAFTLPQVKAARAAVTLRIGWQKFGVLALAKQNGALEKRLASKGVTIEWSEFNSGPPLLEALGANALDFGPTGDVPPLFAQAAGGNLLYVGTYRPPAAFHGILVHKDSPIQKLDDLKGKKVAYKRGSSAHNFAFKALATVGLTPDDVENVDLPPPDAAAAFKNGSIDAWAIWDPFFAVAESDPQARLLVTSEGIVEAWGYWLGNGDFVAANPEIVIELINELAKVGAAAQADLDGTAKALSALTGVSEEITKVTLTRAGSDLGKVGTVTDDAVTYQQALADDFFKLGVLPRQLTINDIVWRPKGA from the coding sequence ATGATCACTCGGAGACATACACTCGGCCTTCTCGGCGCCGCCGCAGCAGCCTTCACGTTGCCGCAGGTAAAGGCGGCACGCGCCGCCGTGACGCTTCGCATCGGCTGGCAGAAATTCGGCGTGCTGGCGCTTGCCAAGCAGAACGGCGCGCTGGAAAAGCGTCTGGCATCGAAAGGCGTGACGATCGAGTGGTCGGAATTCAATTCGGGACCGCCGCTTCTCGAAGCGCTCGGCGCCAATGCGCTCGATTTCGGCCCGACCGGCGACGTGCCGCCGCTCTTCGCCCAGGCAGCCGGCGGAAACCTACTCTATGTCGGCACCTACAGGCCGCCGGCGGCATTCCACGGCATTCTCGTCCACAAGGACTCGCCGATCCAGAAGCTGGACGATCTCAAGGGCAAAAAGGTCGCGTACAAGCGCGGCTCGAGCGCCCACAACTTTGCCTTCAAGGCGCTGGCGACTGTCGGCCTGACACCTGACGACGTCGAGAATGTCGATCTGCCGCCGCCGGATGCGGCTGCTGCATTCAAGAACGGTTCGATCGATGCGTGGGCCATCTGGGATCCATTCTTCGCGGTCGCCGAATCCGATCCGCAGGCGCGGCTGCTCGTCACGTCCGAGGGCATCGTCGAAGCCTGGGGCTATTGGCTCGGCAACGGCGATTTCGTCGCCGCCAATCCTGAGATCGTCATCGAACTGATCAACGAACTGGCCAAGGTCGGCGCGGCAGCTCAAGCCGATCTCGACGGCACGGCGAAGGCGCTTTCGGCGCTGACCGGCGTTTCGGAGGAAATCACCAAGGTGACGCTGACCCGCGCCGGCTCCGACCTCGGCAAGGTGGGAACCGTCACCGACGATGCCGTGACCTACCAGCAGGCACTCGCCGACGATTTCTTCAAGCTGGGCGTCCTGCCCAGGCAGCTCACCATCAACGACATCGTCTGGCGACCGAAGGGCGCCTGA